From Isachenkonia alkalipeptolytica:
TTTCTCTTCTTCGGTTAAATCCTCGTCTTCTTTAACCGAATACAATATTTCAAAAGTATTTTCAATGTCCCTTTGGACCTCGTTACGCACATCGGAATCAATACGAAATTGGGCTTCCACAGCGTTTGACGCTTCGTTTCGTAAGTTTTCCGTGGTCCGGACATCTTCAATAGTTTTCGGGGCATGTATATTCTGAGGTGCCCGTTGCCCTAAGTTCACATCCACTTTATCCGGTCTCAAACTTAGAATAAATATACCCAGGGTTCCTAACAGTAAGAAAAGGACTAATAATAAATATTGTACTGCGCTTTTGGAAAGCAACTTTTTGATCCGGCTATTTGATATTTTATTAAAGATACTACTATAAATTTTCATGGACTACCCCTATTTTAATCCGTCTTTTTCTGTGAATTTTTTTCATAGGCATTGATGATGTTTTGCACTAAGGGATGTCTTACCACATCTTTATACGTTAGATGAGTATATCCTATTCCTTCAATATCCTGTAGAATCTCTAAAGCATGATTCAGCCCCGAAACTTTTCCCTTTGGCAAGTCAATCTGGGTCACATCCCCGGTTACCACAGCCTTGGAACCATAGCCTATTCTAGTTAAAAACATCTTCATTTGAGGAATGGTTGTGTTTTGGGCTTCATCCAAAATAATAAAAGCATTATCCAACGTTCTTCCCCTCATATATGCTAAGGGGGCAACTTCGATGATCTCTCGCTCTTGGAGCCGCTGAAATTTATCCACTCCCAGAACGTCAAATAAAGAATCGTATAAAGGACGTAAATAGGGATCCACTTTATCCTTTAAATCCCCCGGTAAAAAACCTAAACTCTCCCCTGCTTCCACGGCGGGGCGCACCAGTATAATACGTTTCACCTCTTCGTTCTTAAAGGCTTTTGCTGCCATAACCACAGCCAAGTAGGTCTTTCCGGTTCCTGCGGGTCCTATGCCGAAGGTTAAATCATTCTGTTCTATTTTTCCAAGATACTGTTTTTGGCCTAAGGTTTTAGGCTTAATAGGTTTCCCACTAGCATTGATCAACACCGTTCCGTCCATCAGAGCTTTAGCATCATTTTCATTACCTTCTACAAACAGGTCAGCTATATATTTTACCCTTTGACGGTTTAGTTCTCCCTGGTTTTCCAATACCCGAATCATTTCCTTAAGCATTTCTTCAGCTTTTAAAACCTGGGTTTCTTCTCCCAATAGTATAATTTCTCCGTCCCTGAGAAGCATTTTGGTCTGAAATTTATCATATATAATTTTAGCAAATTCATCATAGTTTCCGAATAATTTTCCGGGGTAATCTTCCTTTTGTAAGGCAATGTTTTTTTGAATCTCTTTTGTCAAGCAAATTCCTCCTAGTTCAGTATAAGTAATCACAAATGATTACATTTTTTCTTAAACAATATCATATCACATGAGTGTTGATATTTCCATTGTTTTACCCCCTTACTTTTCTTATAATTTTCCCTTAAATTACCTATCTTGATTTTATTTCAAAATCCTTAGAAAGATAAAAGAAGGCAGATTCCCAAGAATCTGCCTTCTTTCTTAATTACATAACCATACTTCATAATTATTGTTATTAACCGACTTTCTTTTTACGCATGGATTTAGGCTTTTGTAAAACCTCAGACATCACAATACCTCTTACTAAGGATTTTTGATCAAATTCCAGTAATTCATTAAATCCCTCTACACCGATTTCACTTTTTTCCACACTGGTCTTCTCAAAAAAGTCTCCTGAAAGTTCCCCTGTTTCAACACCTTTTTTACGAGGTTTGGAGTAGGCTTTCATTTCCTTTTTTTTACGGGACTTTTTCGGTTGGTCTCTATCGGAATAATCCGTATAGTGCCCCTCATCTCCCAAAGCTTTTTTTACTTTTTCAGGAGTTTCTTCAGGTTTCTTTTGCTCTCCTCTTGAGGGCGCCTGTTTTTCAGAGACATTATACTGCTCTAATACTTCTTCCAACAGAGACCGGGACTTTTGTTTCCCAGATTCCGAAGTTTCTCTTCGGGAGTCAGTCTTGGTTTGCTGCTCTCTTTTTTCTGAGGGCCCCGATGATTGGGGCCTTTGATTCTGTTGGTTCTGTTGATTTTGTTGATTCCGTCTTTGCTGTTGTTTTTTTTGTACTTTATTCTTGTTAAACAAGGAATTAATGACAATCAATACAACAAATACGAAAATTACTTCAGGATTCATTGGATCCTCCCCTTTGAGGAATATTCTTTATCCATCTTGTTCTTTACTCATCTTCTTTATAGGTTTCATCCTTGTTGATTTTTGAGATTTCTTCCCGCATTTGGGT
This genomic window contains:
- a CDS encoding PhoH family protein — its product is MTKEIQKNIALQKEDYPGKLFGNYDEFAKIIYDKFQTKMLLRDGEIILLGEETQVLKAEEMLKEMIRVLENQGELNRQRVKYIADLFVEGNENDAKALMDGTVLINASGKPIKPKTLGQKQYLGKIEQNDLTFGIGPAGTGKTYLAVVMAAKAFKNEEVKRIILVRPAVEAGESLGFLPGDLKDKVDPYLRPLYDSLFDVLGVDKFQRLQEREIIEVAPLAYMRGRTLDNAFIILDEAQNTTIPQMKMFLTRIGYGSKAVVTGDVTQIDLPKGKVSGLNHALEILQDIEGIGYTHLTYKDVVRHPLVQNIINAYEKNSQKKTD